One region of Glycine max cultivar Williams 82 chromosome 9, Glycine_max_v4.0, whole genome shotgun sequence genomic DNA includes:
- the LOC100786253 gene encoding membrane transport protein, whose product MNENTVRSAGADLTAAIVPLLKLLCLTVIGLLLANPTMQFIPKATFKLLSKLVFALFLPCLIFTELGESITLENFVDWWFIPVNVLVSTALGCLLGFLVVIICHPPPELTRFTIIMTGFGNTGNLLLAVVGSVCHTKDNPFGKNCNTRGVAYVSLSQWVSVILVYTLVYHMMEPPIEYYEIVEEEAEIEEERTLNDISRPLLVEAEWPDIEQKETEHSKTPFIARIFKSISGVSSSNIPELESGGTSPKSIRCLAEPRVVRRIRIVAEQTPIQHILQPPTIASLLAIIIGTVPQLKAVFFGYDAPLSFITDSLEILAGAMVPSVMLILGGMLAEGPSDSKLGLKTTIGITVARLLVLPVLGIGIVALSDKLNFLVENDAMFRFVLLLQYTTPSAILLGAIASLRGYAVSEASALLFWQHVFALFSFSLYIVIYFRIVMYV is encoded by the coding sequence ATGAATGAAAATACTGTGAGGTCTGCTGGTGCAGATCTGACAGCTGCTATAGTACCATTGTTGAAGCTGCTATGCCTAACAGTCATTGGACTACTTCTTGCAAACCCAACAATGCAATTCATTCCCAAAGCTACATTTAAGCTTCTTAGTAAACTTGTGTTTGCATTGTTCTTGCCGTGCCTTATATTTACTGAGCTAGGTGAAAGCATTACTCTTGAAAACTTTGTAGATTGGTGGTTTATCCCTGTTAATGTGCTTGTGAGTACAGCTCTTGGTTGCTTACTAGGGTTCTTAGTGGTGATAATATGCCACCCACCTCCAGAGTTAACCAGATTTACTATTATAATGACGGGATTTGGTAACACTGGAAATCTGCTGCTTGCTGTAGTTGGATCTGTTTGCCATACTAAAGATAATCCATTTGGGAAGAATTGCAATACCAGAGGGGTGGCATATGTTTCTTTATCTCAATGGGTTTCTGTTATCCTTGTATACACTCTTGTTTATCATATGATGGAACCTCCTATAGAGTATTATGAGATTGTTGAGGAAGAGGCTGAGATTGAGGAAGAGCGGACACTGAATGATATCAGTAGACCACTCCTTGTAGAAGCTGAGTGGCCTGACATTGAGCAGAAAGAGACTGAACATTCTAAGACACCCTTTATTGCCAGGATCTTTAAAAGCATCTCGGGTGTTTCCTCGTCTAATATTCCTGAGCTTGAAAGTGGTGGGACTAGTCCAAAGTCCATTAGATGTTTGGCTGAACCTAGAGTTGTAAGGAGGATCAGAATTGTTGCTGAACAAACTCCCATTCAGCACATACTTCAACCCCCAACAATCGCCTCTCTATTGGCCATCATCATTGGCACAGTGCCTCAGCTGAAAGCTGTGTTCTTTGGATATGATGCTCCGTTATCTTTCATTACTGACAGTTTGGAGATTTTAGCTGGGGCAATGGTACCTTCTGTGATGCTTATATTGGGGGGTATGCTTGCTGAAGGACCGAGTGACTCTAAACTTGGACTTAAAACTACTATTGGTATTACTGTTGCAAGACTCCTGGTGCTTCCTGTCCTGGGAATTGGGATTGTGGCATTGTCAGATAAGCTAAATTTCCTAGTTGAGAATGATGCTATGTTTAGATTTGTGCTTTTGCTACAGTACACCACACCAAGTGCTATTTTACTGGGAGCAATTGCCAGCTTAAGGGGTTATGCAGTTAGTGAAGCTTCAGCTCTTCTCTTCTGGCAGCACGTGTTTGCtcttttctccttttccttGTACATTGTAATCTACTTTAGAATAGTTATGTATGTCTGA